The proteins below are encoded in one region of Geobacter sp.:
- a CDS encoding SPASM domain-containing protein, whose amino-acid sequence MELRSPIRLYWDISPLPAAPPDYGRISAQVAVSRVLSLNLTDLGPSLSPATLLVLRDLSLPQLSLTVSAKALQQALALPEAGKAQKLLVDCAHAGEVEEAGTALLARSDKPGGVSFRVGRENLADLPTVAAWCERHRVELVLPMERLVTGEDPLCLDRQEQAELSGRLAAACSLEALSVTIHDPFLWRIFHPRVPFPDGVCQAANTMLYVDPLGDVYPCPAMPVRLGSLLTQSWREIVASGKKQEVRRRILALPEACSGCGRQADCRGGCRGRGYAGRKEWDDVDPGCGETPGAE is encoded by the coding sequence ATGGAGCTCCGTTCTCCCATCAGGCTCTACTGGGACATCTCCCCACTTCCCGCTGCTCCCCCCGACTACGGCCGCATCTCTGCCCAGGTTGCGGTCAGCAGGGTCCTAAGCCTCAACCTCACCGATCTCGGCCCCTCCCTGAGCCCTGCAACGCTCCTGGTGCTGCGGGATCTCTCCCTGCCGCAGCTGTCGCTCACCGTTTCCGCCAAGGCCCTGCAGCAGGCGCTTGCCCTCCCTGAAGCGGGAAAGGCTCAGAAACTCCTGGTGGACTGCGCCCATGCCGGCGAGGTGGAGGAGGCCGGCACCGCGCTCCTGGCACGAAGCGACAAGCCTGGCGGAGTCTCCTTCCGGGTGGGCCGGGAGAATCTGGCCGATCTGCCGACGGTGGCGGCATGGTGCGAGCGGCACCGCGTCGAGCTGGTGCTGCCCATGGAGCGGCTGGTTACGGGAGAGGACCCGCTCTGTCTCGACCGGCAGGAGCAGGCGGAACTCTCCGGGCGACTGGCTGCGGCATGCTCTCTGGAAGCCCTTTCGGTAACCATCCACGATCCCTTTCTCTGGAGGATCTTCCATCCGCGGGTCCCGTTTCCCGATGGGGTCTGCCAGGCCGCCAATACCATGCTCTATGTCGATCCGTTGGGGGACGTCTACCCCTGCCCGGCCATGCCGGTCCGGCTCGGCAGCCTTTTAACGCAGTCGTGGCGCGAGATCGTCGCTTCAGGGAAAAAGCAGGAGGTGCGCCGGCGGATTCTGGCGCTGCCTGAGGCGTGTAGCGGTTGTGGGCGACAGGCCGACTGCCGGGGGGGGTGTCGGGGGCGGGGCTATGCCGGGCGCAAGGAATGGGACGATGTCGATCCCGGCTGCGGCGAGACTCCGGGGGCGGAGTAG
- a CDS encoding YbaB/EbfC family nucleoid-associated protein, whose translation MSKGLAQIMKQAQMMQQKMAKLQEEAAQRTAEASAGGGAVTAVVTGKNQILSLTIQKDAVDPEDVEMLQDMVKAAVNEALAKVQAEMAEQMSKVTGGLNIPGMF comes from the coding sequence ATGTCCAAGGGTTTAGCGCAGATCATGAAGCAGGCGCAGATGATGCAGCAGAAGATGGCCAAACTGCAGGAAGAGGCTGCCCAGAGAACCGCCGAAGCGTCGGCAGGAGGGGGAGCCGTTACCGCCGTGGTGACTGGGAAGAATCAGATCCTCTCCCTGACCATCCAGAAGGATGCGGTTGATCCGGAAGACGTTGAAATGTTGCAGGATATGGTGAAAGCGGCTGTCAACGAGGCGTTGGCAAAGGTCCAGGCCGAGATGGCGGAGCAGATGAGCAAGGTGACCGGAGGCCTCAATATTCCGGGTATGTTTTAG
- a CDS encoding GeoRSP system radical SAM/SPASM protein, producing MHDWIVKAPLTINWALNNSCNFRCRHCYSRVDTDRELDRETLCAALARVAKAGVLAVNFGGGEPLLRPDLLEIAACAAESGLQVSMNSNGYLIDAATARALKDAGFAKIGISIDSHLPEVHDAFRGVPGSHERACAALGHLAAAGVRTSLSTVICRINHGQLEELVSFALRHGVEQLNVHNFKCAGLGLANRDELDLDPGEWRAFYREALAARERGVGIDLSFDDPIIASLGLKGGAGSLVKGSVCGKLSLNIKSNGDITPCGFIPIVIGNVVTDDLAELWRSSPVLGKLRHKEPAGKCVSCGHYDECLGGCSARALAIGGDFNAPDPHCWEE from the coding sequence ATGCATGACTGGATCGTCAAGGCACCGCTCACCATCAACTGGGCGCTGAACAACAGCTGCAACTTCCGTTGCCGCCACTGTTACAGCCGGGTCGACACCGACCGGGAACTCGACCGTGAGACGCTGTGCGCCGCCCTGGCCAGGGTGGCCAAGGCAGGGGTGCTGGCGGTGAACTTCGGCGGCGGGGAGCCGCTTCTGCGCCCCGACCTCCTGGAGATCGCCGCGTGCGCGGCGGAAAGCGGCCTGCAGGTCTCCATGAACAGCAACGGCTACCTGATCGATGCCGCGACTGCCCGCGCCCTCAAAGACGCCGGGTTTGCCAAGATCGGCATCAGCATCGACAGCCATCTCCCCGAGGTGCACGATGCCTTCCGCGGCGTTCCCGGCAGTCACGAGCGGGCCTGCGCGGCACTCGGGCACCTTGCCGCTGCCGGGGTCCGCACCTCCCTCTCTACGGTCATCTGCCGGATCAATCACGGCCAGCTCGAAGAGCTCGTCTCCTTTGCCCTGCGCCACGGGGTGGAACAGCTCAATGTACATAACTTCAAGTGCGCCGGGCTCGGGCTGGCCAACCGGGACGAACTGGATCTCGACCCCGGCGAATGGCGCGCGTTCTACCGCGAAGCCCTGGCTGCGCGGGAGCGGGGCGTCGGTATCGACCTTTCCTTCGACGATCCGATCATCGCTTCCCTCGGACTCAAGGGGGGGGCGGGCTCGCTGGTGAAGGGGAGCGTTTGCGGCAAGCTCTCCCTCAACATCAAGAGCAACGGTGACATCACCCCCTGCGGCTTCATCCCCATCGTCATCGGCAACGTCGTCACCGACGACCTGGCCGAACTCTGGCGGAGTTCGCCGGTCCTCGGCAAGCTGCGCCACAAGGAGCCTGCCGGGAAGTGCGTCTCCTGCGGGCATTACGATGAATGTCTCGGCGGCTGCAGCGCCCGCGCTCTTGCCATCGGCGGCGATTTCAATGCCCCCGACCCCCACTGCTGGGAAGAGTGA
- a CDS encoding GeoRSP system PqqD family peptide chaperone: MQKIQRNPDVLWREEEGAREEAMAGLDRGEDAAEVGTALLFANGQMLVLNMLGADIWQSCEGKSIDELVAGLLEEYEVEEAVLRADVTAFLAELTGKGFIRYA, translated from the coding sequence ATGCAGAAAATCCAGCGTAACCCCGATGTGCTCTGGCGCGAGGAGGAAGGTGCCCGCGAAGAGGCCATGGCCGGGCTTGACCGCGGCGAGGATGCGGCAGAGGTCGGGACTGCCCTCCTCTTTGCCAACGGGCAGATGCTGGTCCTGAACATGCTCGGTGCCGACATCTGGCAGAGCTGCGAGGGGAAGAGCATCGACGAACTGGTTGCCGGGCTTCTGGAGGAGTACGAGGTGGAGGAGGCGGTGCTCCGAGCCGATGTGACGGCATTCCTCGCCGAGCTCACGGGCAAGGGGTTCATCCGGTATGCATGA
- a CDS encoding cupin domain-containing protein: MKTQVLDVKELKKFSDEKRHQETIWSDDHARISLICMKPGQEIVTHTHHGSHIWMVMEGSGEFLSGGRPQTIAVGQIVVVPPLEDHGIRNVSGENLVIASIMASGD; this comes from the coding sequence ATGAAGACACAGGTACTCGATGTCAAGGAGCTGAAGAAATTCAGCGATGAAAAGCGTCACCAGGAAACGATCTGGTCCGACGACCATGCCAGGATCAGCCTGATCTGCATGAAGCCGGGCCAGGAGATCGTCACCCACACCCATCATGGCAGCCATATCTGGATGGTCATGGAAGGGTCGGGCGAATTCCTTTCCGGCGGCCGTCCGCAGACCATCGCGGTCGGGCAGATAGTTGTCGTCCCCCCGCTTGAGGATCACGGTATCCGGAACGTCTCCGGGGAAAACCTGGTGATCGCATCGATCATGGCATCGGGCGACTGA
- a CDS encoding permease — protein sequence MLRRLLEMRRAPQCDIHGSSARTVNRALVWMVLASISLVIWHVWVYGPSGHAAPYQGEARSFPLLLGAEVWDLLTNKHGILAELREVFPYFIVGVLLAGYLRTYKIAVKLQAMLRKYGVLSVFLASFVGIITPLCACGTLTTAVSLLFAGLPLAPVMALMVTSPLLSPSTYLLTLNDLGPEWTVIRTLSAFSMGIFAGLVTHFLWKRGLLGENLFIEGAVVRGDFHDEDYPDERLRCNCRQKFGNRVAVRTGNTFLVFLAKSAEMVWTVGKYILVGVAIGAIVERYMPAQWIYRFFGKDDPLNIVWVTLGSVPVFLHQISASSILYHIKSSLDGTLDGGVGLAFMIGGPVTAMPTMVLFWSVFKKRVFFLYLFVCLTGTLLIAYGFRAALFVPGVDTGNDLLRGVRSLSGGVSAVIKKQSSTVRIVMDPTRQNAIATCTNDLEGQGGVVFDGCRERFLERSAGLYDNRAYVGNIARWLEENNSSAVGRQILVYTLHDDLPYLGKGVLDRLAREGYSVSVLTRRTAPQLSEPMLDRTGQLWVFCGGAGPESRLTAAELERVSQFVAGGKGLLVVAGQSPGGTDDLSGANSLATRFGVEFAGVADQGSELPVSVASNLFNRSAELLGRLLKLVHKA from the coding sequence ATGTTGCGTAGATTGCTGGAAATGAGACGGGCACCGCAGTGCGATATCCATGGCAGCTCGGCGCGGACGGTGAACCGGGCGCTCGTCTGGATGGTGCTGGCCTCCATTTCCCTGGTCATCTGGCATGTCTGGGTCTATGGCCCGAGCGGCCACGCAGCCCCTTACCAGGGGGAGGCGAGGTCGTTCCCGCTGCTCCTCGGCGCCGAGGTCTGGGATCTTCTCACCAACAAACACGGTATCCTGGCGGAACTACGGGAGGTATTCCCCTATTTCATCGTCGGGGTGCTCCTGGCGGGGTATCTGCGCACCTACAAGATCGCTGTCAAACTGCAGGCGATGTTGCGCAAGTACGGGGTCCTGAGCGTATTCCTGGCTTCCTTTGTCGGGATCATCACGCCGCTGTGCGCCTGTGGCACCCTGACGACCGCGGTGAGCCTGCTGTTCGCCGGCCTGCCGCTGGCGCCGGTCATGGCGCTCATGGTGACTTCGCCCCTTTTGAGCCCCTCGACCTATCTCCTGACGCTGAACGACCTTGGCCCGGAGTGGACGGTGATCAGGACCCTGTCCGCCTTTTCCATGGGGATATTCGCTGGTCTGGTCACCCACTTCCTCTGGAAGCGGGGGCTCTTGGGAGAAAACCTCTTTATCGAAGGGGCCGTCGTCAGGGGGGATTTCCACGACGAGGACTATCCTGACGAGCGCCTGCGATGCAACTGTCGGCAGAAGTTCGGCAACCGGGTTGCTGTCAGGACCGGGAACACCTTCCTCGTCTTCCTGGCCAAATCGGCTGAGATGGTCTGGACGGTAGGCAAGTACATCCTGGTCGGCGTTGCCATTGGAGCCATCGTGGAACGGTACATGCCCGCCCAGTGGATCTACCGGTTTTTCGGCAAGGACGACCCCCTGAACATCGTCTGGGTCACCCTCGGGTCGGTCCCGGTCTTTTTGCACCAGATCAGCGCATCGAGCATCCTCTACCACATCAAGAGCTCGCTGGACGGGACCCTGGACGGCGGTGTCGGCCTGGCATTCATGATCGGCGGGCCGGTAACCGCCATGCCGACCATGGTGCTCTTCTGGTCGGTGTTCAAGAAGCGGGTCTTCTTCCTCTATCTCTTTGTCTGCCTTACCGGGACGCTCCTCATCGCCTACGGGTTCAGGGCCGCACTCTTCGTCCCCGGTGTCGATACCGGCAATGACCTGCTGCGGGGGGTCCGATCCCTGTCCGGCGGCGTGTCGGCAGTCATCAAGAAGCAGAGCAGCACGGTCAGGATCGTCATGGATCCGACGCGGCAGAATGCCATTGCCACCTGCACCAACGATCTGGAGGGGCAGGGAGGGGTGGTGTTCGACGGCTGCAGGGAGAGGTTCCTGGAGCGGTCGGCCGGTCTCTATGATAACCGCGCCTATGTCGGCAATATCGCCCGCTGGCTGGAAGAGAACAACAGTTCCGCAGTGGGGAGGCAGATCCTCGTCTACACGCTGCACGACGACCTCCCCTACCTGGGCAAGGGGGTGCTCGACCGGCTTGCACGCGAAGGCTACTCGGTCAGCGTGCTGACCCGGCGCACTGCGCCGCAGCTCTCCGAACCGATGCTCGACCGTACCGGCCAGCTCTGGGTCTTCTGCGGCGGGGCCGGCCCGGAAAGCCGGCTCACGGCGGCCGAGCTGGAGAGGGTTTCTCAATTCGTCGCCGGGGGCAAGGGGCTGCTCGTGGTGGCGGGGCAATCGCCCGGCGGGACCGATGACCTGTCCGGGGCAAACAGTCTCGCTACCCGGTTCGGGGTCGAGTTCGCCGGGGTTGCCGATCAGGGGAGCGAGCTCCCCGTCTCCGTTGCCTCCAATCTGTTCAACCGGTCTGCCGAACTCCTCGGCAGGCTGCTCAAACTTGTCCATAAGGCCTGA
- the recR gene encoding recombination protein RecR encodes MLHFSTSFGKLLSELKKLPGVGEKTALRLAFHLLKSPGQMHDLAESLRLVSASVRFCSVCFGITEADPCGICTGDRDDTVICVVEEPQDMLAIERSHSFRGRYHVLQGALSPLSGITPSQLRIAELLERLRQGRTKEVLLATNFTVEGEATALYLSRAIKELGIRVTRLAHGIPLGSDIEYIDAATVQRAVEGRSEY; translated from the coding sequence ATGCTACATTTTTCAACGTCATTCGGGAAACTTTTATCAGAACTAAAAAAGCTGCCGGGCGTCGGAGAAAAGACCGCCTTGCGGCTTGCTTTTCATCTTCTGAAGTCCCCCGGACAGATGCACGATCTGGCGGAGAGTCTGCGCCTGGTCAGTGCCAGCGTCCGCTTCTGTTCGGTCTGTTTCGGTATCACCGAGGCCGACCCCTGCGGGATATGTACGGGCGACCGGGACGATACGGTTATCTGCGTAGTGGAAGAGCCCCAGGACATGCTGGCCATTGAACGAAGTCACTCGTTCCGTGGCCGATACCATGTTTTGCAGGGGGCTCTTTCGCCGCTTTCCGGGATTACCCCGTCGCAGCTCCGCATCGCCGAGCTGCTGGAGCGGCTTCGGCAGGGGCGGACAAAGGAAGTACTCCTGGCAACGAACTTTACGGTCGAGGGAGAAGCAACCGCCCTCTACCTGAGCCGTGCGATCAAGGAGCTGGGGATCAGGGTCACCCGCCTTGCCCACGGGATTCCGCTGGGAAGCGATATCGAATATATCGATGCCGCGACAGTGCAGCGAGCTGTTGAAGGTCGATCTGAGTATTAG
- the dnaX gene encoding DNA polymerase III subunit gamma/tau, which produces MSYLVLARKWRPQTFRDLIGQEHVSQTLQNAIETGRVAHAFLFTGARGVGKTSAARILAKALTCEQGPAAEPCNACPACQEITAGTAVDVIEIDGASNTGVDDVRELRENVKYLPSRLRSKIFIIDEVHMLSTNAFNALLKTLEEPPPHVKFIFATTEPHKVPITILSRCQRFDFRRIALSTVVARLRSIVEQEGVAISDTALTVVARKGDGSMRDSLSTLDQVLAFCGSEVADEDVMTLLGVVDRRLLVAASEAVFARDNRGVLDIVKQVDASGYNIRQFCQELIDHFRNLTLCRAVGDIADLTELSEAELAEIVRQAAGLELTDLQRHVAILLKAESELNQSGFPRLVLEMALLKMAMLAPAIPVQEILSRLDALAAGRGAQGGVASGAPVWERSAPAAQRTPPRRPEPAGHAASAEPARAVREPSPARPAETTAAPVPAPGDTAVAAPGCDWAGFVALVKREKPMIGSLLEHARPLAVAPGLLEFGFAPNSFEYSALNTPSNLADLAAFGRTHFGVETVVRLKVAVADASDGAPMSLAEKKSRDDADRRRELEESVHTDPAVRAALNVFGGSLGRIEELKE; this is translated from the coding sequence GTGTCATACCTTGTCCTAGCAAGAAAGTGGCGTCCGCAGACCTTCCGTGATCTCATCGGACAGGAGCACGTCAGCCAGACCCTGCAGAATGCCATCGAAACGGGGAGGGTGGCGCATGCCTTCCTCTTTACCGGTGCCCGCGGGGTGGGCAAGACCAGCGCCGCCAGGATCCTGGCCAAGGCCCTGACCTGCGAGCAGGGGCCTGCTGCCGAGCCGTGCAACGCCTGCCCGGCCTGCCAGGAGATCACCGCCGGCACTGCCGTGGACGTGATCGAGATCGATGGCGCCTCCAACACCGGCGTCGACGATGTCCGCGAACTGCGGGAAAACGTCAAATACCTGCCGTCGCGCCTGCGGTCCAAGATCTTCATCATCGACGAAGTGCACATGCTCTCCACCAACGCCTTCAATGCGTTGCTCAAGACCCTGGAAGAGCCCCCACCCCACGTCAAGTTCATCTTCGCCACTACCGAGCCCCATAAGGTCCCGATCACCATCCTGTCGCGCTGCCAGCGGTTCGACTTCCGCCGCATAGCCCTCTCCACCGTTGTTGCGCGGCTGCGGAGCATCGTGGAGCAGGAAGGGGTGGCCATCTCCGATACGGCCCTCACCGTGGTCGCCCGGAAGGGTGACGGCAGCATGCGCGATTCGCTCTCCACCCTCGACCAGGTGCTCGCCTTCTGCGGCAGCGAGGTGGCTGACGAGGATGTGATGACGCTTCTGGGAGTGGTGGACCGGCGGCTGCTGGTCGCGGCCTCGGAGGCGGTCTTTGCCAGGGACAACCGGGGCGTGCTCGATATCGTCAAGCAGGTCGATGCCAGCGGTTACAACATCCGCCAGTTCTGCCAGGAGTTGATCGACCATTTCAGGAACCTGACCCTCTGCCGCGCCGTGGGCGACATCGCCGACCTTACCGAACTATCCGAGGCCGAGCTGGCCGAGATCGTCCGGCAGGCTGCCGGTCTGGAGCTGACAGACCTGCAGCGGCACGTCGCCATCCTCCTCAAGGCGGAAAGCGAGCTGAACCAGTCCGGCTTCCCCCGTCTCGTCCTGGAGATGGCGCTGCTCAAAATGGCCATGCTCGCCCCTGCAATTCCCGTGCAGGAGATCCTCTCTCGCCTCGATGCCCTGGCTGCCGGCCGCGGCGCCCAGGGAGGCGTTGCCTCGGGTGCTCCGGTCTGGGAGCGTTCGGCGCCGGCTGCCCAGCGTACCCCGCCCCGCCGGCCTGAGCCCGCTGGGCATGCCGCAAGTGCCGAGCCTGCGCGGGCAGTGCGCGAACCATCTCCTGCCCGGCCTGCTGAAACGACCGCGGCTCCTGTTCCGGCTCCGGGCGATACCGCCGTTGCGGCGCCGGGTTGCGATTGGGCCGGGTTCGTGGCGCTGGTCAAGCGGGAAAAGCCGATGATCGGCTCGCTGTTGGAGCATGCCCGCCCGCTTGCTGTTGCGCCGGGTCTTTTGGAATTCGGCTTTGCGCCGAACTCTTTCGAGTACAGCGCGCTCAATACGCCGTCGAATCTTGCCGATCTTGCTGCATTCGGCCGGACCCATTTCGGCGTGGAGACGGTTGTCAGGCTCAAGGTGGCTGTTGCCGACGCAAGTGACGGCGCTCCGATGAGTCTTGCGGAAAAAAAAAGCCGTGACGATGCCGACCGCCGCCGGGAGCTGGAGGAATCGGTTCATACCGATCCAGCGGTCCGGGCCGCCCTGAATGTTTTCGGCGGTTCGCTCGGCAGGATCGAAGAGTTGAAGGAATGA
- a CDS encoding Hsp20 family protein, whose product MASWDVFRELDSLRREMDEALRGAGMGRVLVPAFLSQGGSRRFPLLNLTEDDNAIYVEALIPGVDPTRLDMTALRNTLTLAGERKPFAGEGNNHVWHRSERGSGSFSRTIELPVEIDSDKVSATCQNGVLTVTLPKAAAAKPKKIAIQAA is encoded by the coding sequence ATGGCAAGCTGGGATGTATTCAGAGAACTCGACAGCCTGCGGCGCGAAATGGACGAAGCCCTGCGAGGGGCGGGCATGGGGCGGGTCCTGGTACCTGCCTTTCTGAGCCAGGGGGGGAGCCGGCGCTTTCCCTTGCTGAATCTCACCGAGGATGACAATGCCATTTACGTGGAGGCCCTGATCCCCGGCGTAGATCCGACACGGCTGGACATGACGGCCCTGCGCAACACCCTGACCCTGGCCGGAGAGCGCAAGCCGTTTGCCGGCGAAGGGAACAACCACGTCTGGCACCGCAGCGAACGGGGCAGCGGCAGTTTCTCGCGCACCATCGAGCTCCCCGTGGAGATCGACAGTGACAAGGTATCGGCCACCTGCCAGAACGGGGTCCTGACCGTCACCCTGCCCAAGGCGGCAGCGGCAAAACCGAAGAAGATCGCCATCCAGGCGGCATGA
- a CDS encoding Hsp20 family protein — protein MTNDRLTTQEQTPAPREETRSDERYIRPAVDIIETAEGMTILADMPGIGKEDLEIGIDKGILTIQGQVKPKGEAKEIYREFELHSYYRQFQLPETIDPDKTRAEFVQGVLALHLAKLEALKPRKIEVQVQ, from the coding sequence ATGACAAACGATAGATTGACTACCCAGGAGCAGACACCGGCTCCCCGCGAGGAGACCCGCTCGGATGAGCGCTATATCAGGCCGGCAGTGGACATCATCGAAACAGCGGAAGGGATGACCATCCTGGCGGACATGCCGGGGATCGGCAAGGAAGACCTGGAGATCGGCATCGACAAGGGGATTCTGACCATCCAGGGGCAGGTGAAACCGAAGGGGGAAGCCAAAGAGATCTACCGGGAATTCGAACTACACAGCTACTACCGCCAGTTCCAGCTCCCTGAGACCATCGACCCGGACAAGACCAGGGCGGAGTTCGTCCAGGGGGTGCTTGCCCTGCACCTGGCCAAGCTGGAAGCGCTCAAGCCCCGCAAGATCGAAGTACAGGTGCAATGA